The Mucilaginibacter mallensis genome has a segment encoding these proteins:
- a CDS encoding acyl-CoA thioesterase: MLEFSTKLRVRYGETDQMGYVYYGNYAEFYEVARVDMLRDLGLSYRAMEETGIMLPVAELHCKYLKPALYDQEITIKVIMDVMPGVKIHFKYELYNETEELINTGATTLVFVSKKTGRPCFPPRDFIAKLKPFFE; encoded by the coding sequence ATGCTTGAGTTTTCAACAAAGCTACGTGTACGCTACGGCGAAACCGATCAGATGGGCTACGTTTACTATGGCAACTATGCCGAATTTTATGAGGTAGCCCGTGTTGATATGCTCCGCGACCTGGGTTTGAGCTATAGGGCAATGGAAGAAACGGGCATTATGCTGCCGGTTGCCGAACTGCATTGCAAATACCTGAAACCGGCTTTATATGACCAGGAAATCACCATAAAAGTGATTATGGATGTAATGCCTGGTGTAAAGATCCATTTCAAATATGAGTTGTACAATGAAACTGAAGAACTTATAAATACAGGAGCTACAACGCTTGTTTTTGTAAGTAAGAAAACAGGCAGGCCATGCTTCCCGCCCAGGGATTTTATAGCTAAATTAAAGCCTTTTTTTGAGTAG